One genomic window of Corallococcus caeni includes the following:
- the greA gene encoding transcription elongation factor GreA, with translation MSGSDNIPMTPHGLQKLKDELKHLQSVERGKISREIEVARAHGDLRENAEYHAAKEKQSHIEGRILTLGDWIARAEVIDPAKLGGDKVVFGATVELVDTENDKTISYRLVGETEADLKKRWIAVTSPVARALIGKKVGDVATVQSPGGVRELEVVKISFEDPQEEPASAS, from the coding sequence ATGAGCGGGAGCGACAACATCCCGATGACCCCTCACGGTCTGCAGAAGCTCAAGGACGAGCTGAAGCACCTCCAGTCCGTGGAGCGGGGCAAGATTTCGCGTGAGATCGAGGTCGCGCGCGCGCACGGCGACCTGCGTGAGAACGCCGAGTACCACGCGGCCAAGGAGAAGCAGTCGCACATCGAGGGGCGCATCCTGACCCTCGGCGACTGGATCGCCCGCGCGGAGGTCATCGACCCGGCGAAGCTGGGCGGCGACAAGGTCGTCTTCGGCGCCACCGTGGAGCTGGTGGACACGGAGAACGACAAGACCATCAGCTACCGCCTGGTGGGGGAGACGGAGGCCGACCTGAAGAAGCGGTGGATCGCCGTGACCTCTCCGGTGGCGCGCGCGCTCATCGGCAAGAAGGTGGGCGACGTCGCGACGGTGCAGAGCCCCGGCGGCGTCCGCGAGCTGGAGGTCGTGAAGATCAGCTTCGAGGATCCGCAGGAAGAGCCGGCCAGCGCGAGCTGA
- a CDS encoding FHA domain-containing protein, producing the protein MLSVQELRALASALPVGAFQHQLGPFALVQRPPSELSAAALAPTRMADPGDVEQGMLALLFEFDDLLVATLPNLKDSDVLRIGRRLDCELVLDDASVSKQHAELKWSRAEARCTVRDLGSTNGTFVNASTTGKREVPLRGGDILSFGNVQFWYLLTDALHERLRAGAASGLGSHSG; encoded by the coding sequence GTGTTGTCCGTCCAGGAATTGCGCGCGCTCGCCTCCGCCCTGCCCGTGGGCGCCTTCCAGCACCAGCTGGGCCCCTTCGCGCTGGTACAGCGTCCGCCGTCGGAGCTGTCCGCCGCCGCGCTCGCGCCCACCCGCATGGCGGATCCCGGCGACGTCGAGCAGGGCATGCTCGCCCTGCTCTTCGAGTTCGACGACCTGCTCGTCGCCACCCTCCCCAACCTCAAGGACTCCGACGTGCTGAGGATTGGCCGGAGGCTGGACTGCGAGCTGGTGCTGGACGACGCGTCCGTGTCCAAGCAGCACGCGGAGCTCAAGTGGAGCCGCGCCGAAGCGCGCTGCACCGTGCGCGACCTGGGCTCCACCAACGGCACCTTCGTCAACGCCAGCACCACCGGGAAGCGCGAGGTGCCGCTCAGGGGCGGCGACATCCTCAGCTTCGGCAACGTCCAGTTCTGGTACCTGCTCACCGACGCGCTGCACGAACGGCTGCGCGCGGGCGCGGCCTCCGGCCTGGGCTCCCACTCCGGCTGA
- the recG gene encoding ATP-dependent DNA helicase RecG: protein MNHPLASLVGPLKYACQRDFAQLGTVKDLRTLMERTLAAAGGVDARALEDLRAALPHVDPPAPPEHRKAALRQVLGALKLSGVALPEELERVVVTGEINAVAAGFPRAPERAHLLEGELLPAPPRRRLTPPPGTMEARGNTVPPWRSQDPVSEPLPSGARTATPPGANAGPARGEPVPYGARMAASRGGAPGPAQGTASRGGALVPARNEPLPYGARMAAAGGAASAGSGNAVARAPVAKTGTDPRKGAPPAERAPAEKTRKKKAKAVGAEASRSEAKLLSIAPRTGPLSAPLKTLGKRLGPRLVAVLDKKGLRRTGDILFLLPRCYEDRRRLRTIAELIPGERGVTVGTVKTADFVPGRGGKRMFRAVVGDRSGSIAATYFNAGPWLKSRFSVGKQLVLSGEVRASMNGREMAHPELEPAEDLENTTSVHFHRIVPVYPGFERGEQRSFRELTSRISEQHAHHLEEPLPADLRRRYHLMGLPDALRFIHFPPDDADLEALDAHQSPAHRRLAFDELFFLQLGMALKRQGIKAEEGISFDVTPERLEKARAALPFQLTGAQARVVGDIARDMARPEPMNRLVQGDVGSGKTAVALVAGMVALQDGYQVAVMAPTEILAEQHERTFRRILEPLGFRVGLISAAGTAKHKREVREAVAKGDIHLAVGTHALIEGGVSFQKLGLVVIDEQHRFGVLQRHTLMSKGLTPDVLVMTATPIPRTLAMTLYGDLDVSIIDQLPPGRTPITTRVFNNEQRARVYEAVGAELAKGHQAYVVYPLVEESEKLDLEDATQGAAKLQVVFPDASVGLLHGRMKPEEKDAVMEAFRDKRIQLLVCTTVVEVGVDVPNASVMVVEAAERFGLSQLHQLRGRVGRGAAASYCFLVAGAARSWESTERLGVMERSSDGFVIAEKDLEIRGPGEFLGTRQSGLPELAVANLVRDGDLLSLAQVEARRIMDADPKLQEPDHQGLVKALEERWEGRLALARVG from the coding sequence GTGAACCACCCGCTCGCCAGCCTCGTTGGACCTCTCAAGTACGCGTGTCAGCGTGACTTCGCCCAGCTCGGGACCGTGAAGGACTTGCGCACCCTGATGGAGCGCACCCTGGCCGCGGCCGGGGGCGTGGACGCGCGGGCGCTGGAGGACTTGAGGGCGGCGCTGCCGCACGTGGATCCGCCCGCGCCCCCGGAGCACCGCAAGGCCGCGCTGCGCCAGGTGCTGGGGGCGCTGAAGCTCAGCGGCGTGGCGCTGCCGGAGGAGCTGGAGCGGGTGGTCGTCACGGGGGAGATCAACGCCGTGGCGGCGGGGTTCCCGCGTGCGCCGGAGCGGGCGCACCTGCTCGAAGGGGAGCTGCTCCCCGCGCCGCCCCGTCGCCGGTTGACGCCGCCGCCGGGGACAATGGAGGCGCGCGGCAACACCGTGCCGCCCTGGCGTTCGCAGGACCCCGTGTCCGAGCCGCTTCCGTCGGGAGCGCGGACCGCGACACCTCCGGGTGCCAACGCGGGCCCGGCCCGGGGCGAGCCCGTTCCCTACGGCGCGCGCATGGCGGCCTCCCGTGGCGGAGCGCCAGGCCCGGCGCAGGGCACGGCCTCGCGTGGCGGGGCCCTGGTCCCTGCCCGGAACGAACCCCTGCCTTACGGTGCGCGCATGGCCGCGGCCGGTGGCGCCGCCTCCGCCGGTTCCGGCAACGCGGTGGCCCGCGCTCCCGTGGCGAAGACGGGCACCGACCCTCGCAAGGGCGCGCCGCCGGCGGAGCGCGCACCCGCGGAGAAGACCCGGAAGAAGAAGGCCAAGGCCGTGGGCGCGGAGGCGTCCCGCTCGGAGGCGAAGCTGCTGTCCATCGCGCCGCGCACGGGCCCGCTGTCCGCGCCGCTCAAGACGCTGGGCAAGCGGCTGGGGCCGCGCCTCGTCGCCGTCCTGGACAAGAAGGGTCTGCGCCGCACCGGCGACATCCTGTTCCTCTTGCCACGCTGTTACGAGGACCGGCGCCGGCTGCGCACCATCGCGGAGCTCATCCCCGGCGAGCGCGGCGTGACGGTGGGCACCGTCAAGACGGCGGACTTCGTCCCGGGACGCGGTGGCAAGCGCATGTTCCGCGCCGTCGTGGGGGACCGGTCCGGCAGCATCGCGGCCACCTATTTCAACGCGGGGCCGTGGCTCAAGAGCCGCTTCTCCGTGGGCAAGCAGCTGGTGCTCTCCGGTGAGGTGCGCGCCTCCATGAACGGCCGGGAGATGGCCCACCCGGAGCTGGAGCCCGCCGAGGACCTGGAGAACACGACCTCCGTCCACTTCCACCGCATCGTCCCCGTCTACCCGGGCTTCGAGCGCGGGGAGCAGCGCTCCTTTCGCGAGCTGACCTCGCGCATCAGCGAGCAGCACGCGCACCACCTGGAGGAGCCGCTGCCCGCGGACCTGCGCCGCCGCTACCACCTGATGGGGCTGCCGGACGCGCTGCGCTTCATCCACTTCCCGCCGGACGACGCGGACCTGGAGGCGCTGGACGCGCACCAGAGCCCCGCGCACCGCCGGCTCGCGTTCGACGAACTGTTCTTCCTCCAGCTGGGCATGGCCTTGAAGCGCCAGGGCATCAAGGCGGAGGAGGGCATCTCCTTCGACGTCACCCCGGAGCGGCTGGAGAAGGCCCGCGCCGCGCTGCCCTTCCAGCTCACCGGCGCGCAGGCGCGCGTGGTGGGCGACATCGCGCGGGACATGGCGCGCCCGGAGCCGATGAACCGGCTGGTGCAGGGCGACGTGGGCAGCGGCAAGACGGCCGTGGCGCTCGTGGCCGGCATGGTGGCGCTGCAGGACGGCTACCAGGTGGCGGTGATGGCCCCCACCGAGATCCTGGCCGAACAGCACGAGCGCACCTTCCGCCGCATCCTGGAGCCGCTGGGCTTCCGCGTGGGGCTCATCAGCGCGGCGGGCACCGCGAAGCACAAGCGCGAGGTGCGCGAGGCCGTGGCGAAGGGAGACATCCACCTGGCCGTGGGCACGCACGCGCTGATTGAGGGCGGCGTGTCCTTCCAGAAGCTGGGGCTGGTGGTCATCGACGAGCAGCACCGCTTCGGCGTGCTCCAGCGCCACACGCTCATGAGCAAGGGGCTCACGCCGGACGTGCTGGTGATGACCGCCACGCCCATCCCGCGCACGCTCGCGATGACGCTCTACGGCGACCTGGACGTGTCCATCATCGACCAGCTCCCGCCGGGCCGCACGCCCATCACCACGCGCGTCTTCAATAACGAGCAGCGCGCGCGCGTCTACGAAGCGGTGGGCGCGGAGCTGGCCAAGGGCCACCAGGCCTACGTCGTCTATCCGCTGGTGGAGGAGTCGGAGAAGCTGGACCTGGAGGACGCCACCCAGGGCGCGGCGAAGTTGCAGGTCGTGTTCCCCGACGCCAGCGTGGGCCTGCTGCACGGGCGCATGAAGCCGGAGGAGAAGGACGCCGTGATGGAGGCGTTCCGCGACAAGCGCATCCAGCTGCTCGTCTGCACCACGGTGGTGGAGGTGGGCGTGGACGTGCCCAACGCGTCCGTGATGGTCGTGGAGGCCGCGGAGCGCTTCGGCCTGTCGCAGCTGCACCAGCTGCGCGGGCGCGTGGGCCGTGGCGCCGCGGCCAGCTACTGCTTCCTCGTCGCGGGCGCCGCGCGCTCCTGGGAGTCCACCGAGCGGCTGGGCGTGATGGAGCGCAGCAGCGACGGCTTCGTCATCGCGGAGAAGGACCTGGAGATCCGCGGCCCCGGCGAGTTCCTGGGCACGCGGCAGAGCGGCCTGCCGGAGCTGGCCGTGGCGAACCTCGTGCGCGACGGCGACCTCCTGTCGCTCGCCCAGGTGGAGGCGCGGCGCATCATGGACGCCGACCCCAAGCTCCAGGAGCCGGACCACCAGGGGCTCGTGAAGGCGCTGGAGGAGCGCTGGGAGGGCCGGCTCGCGCTCGCCCGGGTAGGGTAG